A window of Onychomys torridus chromosome 15, mOncTor1.1, whole genome shotgun sequence genomic DNA:
CTGGGGCATGGCTTGTGTATAAGAGGGGTAAGGGAAGATGGGGTAAGGTGCGTTTCAGAAGACACAGTGACCAGCCTGCTGAGGTGCATCCTTTGTGAGAGGATATGTCTACAAACAAACTGATCAGAACCAGTTTACCATGGTAGAAATTTGgttttcctcctttgtttctttgaCCTCATTTGctcataagaaataaaaataaaaagccagactCCTAAGAACGTTCCTGGAAGAAATAGGGGCTATGAGTGGGGTGTGGGTGCTTACATGGGCTGCGTTTACAAAGCATTGGTTCACGTTGCTGTGAAAACATGCCCGATGGAAGCTGTCCCTTCAGAAGAAAGCAGGGTTGGTATGCTCAATGACACAGCGCTTGCAGTGGCGTTTCACAAACCTCAGGGCCTCCACTGAAGCTTCACAGTCCTGGACGTTCAGCATCTGCAGGTCAAAGCAGTTGGCGGCCACGATCTGCAGACCTTGGCCCGTGATGCTCTCGCAGGACTTGAGGCTTAACCTCTTGAGGTTGAAACAGTTCAAAGCCAGGGATTCAAGGCCCGTGTCAGAGACCAGAGGACATTTGCCAATGTCCAgagacttcagttttgtgcagttCTTGGCAAGGTACTCCACGCCATGGTCCGTGATGCCCTCACAGCCCCTCGCATTGAGGTAGCGTAATTTGCTACAGTACTTAGCCACATAACGAATGCCCACATCCGTGATGCGGCCGCAGTGGGCGATGCTGAGGTACCGCAAGCGGGACTCCAGCTTAGCGATCTCCCGCAGGCCAAAGTCGCTGACAAAGCGGCAGTCACTGACACTCAGCTCCTTGATGGACGTGCAGTAGATTACCAGGTAGCGGAGGCCCTCATCAGTGAGGCGGACACAACGGCGCAGATAGAGGTGTGTGAGCTGTGTGCAATGAGCTGCGATGGTGTGCAAGCCTTCATCCTCCAGCACGAAGCAGTCCGTCATATCAAGGTATCGGATGGAAATCTGTTTGCCATGCAAGGGGGACAGTTTAATGGAGGCCTCCCGGGTCAAGCTGATGCAAGTAACTTTGGAGCACCCTGCATAAAGACACAGAACACATGCTCAGATCAACTTGCCAGAGTGGCGGGAGCCGTAAGTGATTCTTAGCCCTCTCTTTAGCCCAA
This region includes:
- the Fbxl7 gene encoding F-box/LRR-repeat protein 7 isoform X2 — its product is MRTLSTPSPALICPPSLPGFQNGRGSSTSSSSITGETVAMVHSPPPTRLTHPLIRLASRPQKEQASIDRLPDHSMVQIFSFLPTNQLCRCARVCRRWYNLAWDPRLWRTIRLTGETINVDRALKVLTRRLCQDTPNVCLMLETVIVSGCRRLTDRGLYTIAQCCPELRRLEVSGCYNISNEAVFDVVSLCPNLEHLDVSGCSKVTCISLTREASIKLSPLHGKQISIRYLDMTDCFVLEDEGLHTIAAHCTQLTHLYLRRCVRLTDEGLRYLVIYCTSIKELSVSDCRFVSDFGLREIAKLESRLRYLSIAHCGRITDVGIRYVAKYCSKLRYLNARGCEGITDHGVEYLAKNCTKLKSLDIGKCPLVSDTGLESLALNCFNLKRLSLKSCESITGQGLQIVAANCFDLQMLNVQDCEASVEALRFVKRHCKRCVIEHTNPAFF
- the Fbxl7 gene encoding F-box/LRR-repeat protein 7 isoform X1, whose product is MGANNGKQYGSEGKGSSSISSDVSSSTDHTPTKAQKNVATSEDSDLSMRTLSTPSPALICPPSLPGFQNGRGSSTSSSSITGETVAMVHSPPPTRLTHPLIRLASRPQKEQASIDRLPDHSMVQIFSFLPTNQLCRCARVCRRWYNLAWDPRLWRTIRLTGETINVDRALKVLTRRLCQDTPNVCLMLETVIVSGCRRLTDRGLYTIAQCCPELRRLEVSGCYNISNEAVFDVVSLCPNLEHLDVSGCSKVTCISLTREASIKLSPLHGKQISIRYLDMTDCFVLEDEGLHTIAAHCTQLTHLYLRRCVRLTDEGLRYLVIYCTSIKELSVSDCRFVSDFGLREIAKLESRLRYLSIAHCGRITDVGIRYVAKYCSKLRYLNARGCEGITDHGVEYLAKNCTKLKSLDIGKCPLVSDTGLESLALNCFNLKRLSLKSCESITGQGLQIVAANCFDLQMLNVQDCEASVEALRFVKRHCKRCVIEHTNPAFF